A window from Alkalicoccobacillus plakortidis encodes these proteins:
- a CDS encoding GNAT family N-acetyltransferase, with protein sequence MAEDFRNQKIGTMLLEAFEEEAYEKGYTKLSLNVEQANERAKRLYERFEFHELESFDLYGHAYYHMIKNLIG encoded by the coding sequence GTGGCTGAGGATTTTCGTAATCAAAAGATTGGGACGATGCTTTTAGAGGCGTTTGAAGAAGAAGCCTATGAAAAAGGGTATACAAAACTATCCTTAAATGTAGAGCAGGCAAATGAACGTGCAAAACGTTTATATGAACGTTTCGAATTCCACGAATTAGAATCGTTTGATTTATATGGACATGCATATTACCATATGATAAAAAATTTAATCGGCTAA
- a CDS encoding class F sortase — protein MKWLSTFLTIGVLLIGLVAFSTASTPVANQSAHVPTVAHKENSAESEVDDSTQEDKDEAEVEQALAIPGEGDSEFTFVDTAVLHEVEAIQSQISEQQDQKNKGIKPVEIRIPSLGVEANIEDVGVLDNGQMGVPEDVDGVGWFEPGTNPGAIGNSVMAGHVDSRTGPAVFFELEDLVEGDEIIVMDDEGKELTFEVKSKESYDRNDAPINDIFGATDTRSLNLITCSGTFNREVGTHDERLVVYTELVEEDEPLDVEKPQTPDNVKVQGAFLTWHAVRDDLVVGYRIYKEIETDEFEHVESLSAHERKSYTIPEDSRDLTYYVTTVDLYGQESEPSELVNTD, from the coding sequence ATGAAATGGCTGTCCACCTTTTTAACAATAGGCGTTCTACTTATAGGTCTTGTTGCTTTTAGTACAGCTTCAACTCCTGTTGCTAATCAAAGTGCACATGTGCCAACTGTTGCACATAAGGAAAACTCAGCTGAATCAGAAGTAGATGATTCCACTCAAGAGGATAAAGATGAAGCTGAGGTAGAGCAGGCATTAGCAATACCTGGTGAAGGTGATTCAGAATTCACCTTTGTAGACACAGCTGTGTTGCACGAAGTGGAAGCCATTCAATCTCAAATTAGTGAGCAGCAGGATCAAAAAAATAAAGGGATCAAGCCTGTTGAAATACGGATCCCATCTCTAGGAGTAGAGGCTAATATAGAAGATGTAGGTGTACTTGATAACGGACAAATGGGTGTACCAGAAGATGTAGATGGAGTGGGTTGGTTTGAACCAGGTACCAATCCAGGTGCGATTGGAAACTCTGTGATGGCAGGTCATGTTGATAGTAGAACGGGACCTGCAGTCTTCTTTGAACTTGAAGATCTTGTTGAAGGTGATGAGATTATTGTGATGGATGATGAAGGAAAAGAGCTTACCTTTGAAGTGAAAAGCAAAGAGAGCTATGATCGCAATGATGCACCGATTAATGATATCTTTGGCGCTACTGATACCAGAAGTCTTAACTTGATTACTTGTTCAGGGACATTTAATCGAGAGGTTGGTACTCATGATGAGAGACTGGTTGTGTATACAGAATTAGTGGAAGAAGATGAACCATTGGATGTGGAGAAACCTCAAACACCGGATAATGTGAAGGTTCAAGGTGCGTTCCTTACATGGCATGCTGTGAGAGATGATCTTGTCGTTGGTTATCGAATCTATAAAGAGATTGAAACGGATGAATTTGAGCACGTTGAAAGTCTCTCTGCACATGAACGAAAAAGCTATACCATTCCAGAAGACAGTCGAGATCTTACGTATTATGTGACTACAGTAGATCTTTACGGGCAAGAATCAGAGCCTTCAGAATTAGTAAATACAGACTAA
- a CDS encoding class I SAM-dependent methyltransferase — protein MDQKSLTTNQNKQAWNDESYQAWVTRFGTPEDAALKIKENPQKPLVTLLPHFGEVSGTRIMNLMGSNGTKAVPLALLGADVTVADFSEGNQRYALELADAADVSISYLLGDVLDLKLEDQEPYQLVFAEMGILHYFKDLIPFFQMIHALLDQGGECVIRDFHPVSTKLITSKGTTAKIRKHKVTGDYFDTSLTEQNVSYSKYDADNASTVLLRKWTLGDIVTSAAQAGLVIRSLIEEPNLSSDVFDKGIPKTFVLKAYKA, from the coding sequence GTGGATCAAAAGAGTTTGACAACGAATCAAAACAAGCAGGCGTGGAATGATGAATCCTATCAAGCATGGGTGACTCGATTTGGAACTCCAGAGGACGCTGCGTTAAAAATAAAAGAAAATCCACAGAAACCACTGGTCACTTTATTACCACATTTCGGTGAAGTGAGTGGTACACGAATCATGAATCTGATGGGTTCAAATGGAACAAAAGCCGTTCCACTAGCTTTACTTGGAGCAGATGTTACCGTTGCGGATTTTTCTGAAGGGAATCAGAGATATGCACTAGAGCTTGCAGATGCTGCAGATGTGTCTATTTCATATCTCTTAGGTGATGTGCTTGATCTCAAATTAGAAGATCAAGAGCCCTATCAGCTCGTATTTGCAGAGATGGGCATTCTTCATTACTTTAAGGATCTCATCCCCTTTTTCCAAATGATTCATGCATTGCTTGATCAAGGTGGAGAGTGTGTCATCCGTGATTTTCATCCGGTTTCTACAAAGCTGATTACATCAAAGGGCACTACGGCAAAAATTCGCAAACATAAAGTAACCGGAGACTATTTTGACACATCATTAACAGAACAAAATGTCTCTTACTCCAAGTATGATGCTGATAATGCTTCAACTGTCCTGCTGAGAAAATGGACACTTGGAGATATTGTCACCTCTGCTGCACAAGCAGGATTAGTCATTAGAAGTTTGATTGAAGAACCGAATTTATCAAGTGATGTCTTTGATAAAGGAATACCAAAGACATTTGTCTTAAAAGCTTATAAAGCATAA